In Methanocaldococcus sp., a genomic segment contains:
- a CDS encoding acylphosphatase — protein MATTYELIIYGKVQHVGFRDRIENIGRGLGINGIIYNYKDVTVRILANFSSERKKRLFKELIKELEEDDKLIKIDKIEEKALNTYIEFPEGINRISADDLIELNKKLDEGVKYIKFIFGELEEHKKILIEMKDTLYEIKEILKNNSNAQK, from the coding sequence ATGGCAACAACTTATGAGTTAATTATCTATGGTAAGGTTCAACATGTTGGATTTAGAGATAGGATAGAAAATATAGGTAGGGGCTTAGGCATTAATGGAATTATTTATAACTACAAAGATGTGACTGTTAGGATATTAGCAAACTTTAGTTCAGAGAGAAAAAAGAGGTTATTTAAAGAATTAATTAAAGAATTAGAAGAGGATGATAAGTTAATTAAGATAGATAAAATCGAAGAAAAGGCATTAAATACATACATTGAATTTCCAGAAGGGATTAATAGAATATCGGCAGATGATTTAATAGAGTTAAATAAAAAGTTGGATGAGGGAGTTAAGTATATTAAGTTTATATTTGGCGAGTTAGAAGAGCATAAAAAGATTTTAATTGAGATGAAAGATACGCTATATGAAATAAAGGAAATTCTTAAAAATAATAGTAATGCACAAAAATAA